The Vibrio sp. NTOU-M3 genomic sequence TCTGCTTCACCGGGACCGTTTACAACACAGCCGATAATCGACACATCCATTGGTGTAATTATGTCTTCCAAGCGCTCTTCCAATGCATTGACTGTCCCAATCACATCGAACTCTTGACGAGAGCAGCTTGGACAAGCAATAAAGTTAATGCCGCGAGAACGAATTCGCAAAGACTTCAAAATATCAAAACCGACTTTGATCTCTTCCACTGGGTTTGCCGCCAAAGAGATACGAAGCGTGTCACCAATGCCTTCGGCTAAGAGCATGCCTAAGCCAACGGACGATTTCACCGCACCGGCACGTGCACCACCAGCTTCAGTGATGCCAAGGTGTAGTGGTTGATCAATTTTTTTCGCCAGTAAGCGGTATGAATCTACAGCGAGGAAAACATCCGAAGCTTTTACGCTGACTTTAAATTGGTCAAAGTTAAGGCGATCGAGAATATCAACATGGCGCATTGCTGATTCAACTAACGCTTCAGGCGTCGGCTCGCCATATTTCATCTGGATGTCTTTTTCCAAAGAGCCGCCGTTCACACCAATTCGGATTGGTATATTTTTATCGCGGGCGCAATCTACAACTGCACGAATACGATCTTCTTTACCAATATTGCCCGGGTTGATGCGTAAACAATCCACACCATACTCCGCAACTTTAAGTGCGATTCGGTAGTCAAAATGAATATCTGCGACAAGTGGAATGTTCACTTGCTGCTTAATTAATTTAAAAGCTTCAGCGGCTTCCATCGTAGGTACGGAAACTCGTACGATATCTGCACCGACATTTTCCAATGCTCTGATCTGTGCAACAGTCGCATCCACGTCTGTTGTTCTGGTGTTTGTCATTGACTGCACCGCAATTGGTGCGCCATCACCAATTGGAACATCACCCACGTAGATACGTGTCGATGGGCGACGTTTTATAGGAGATTCGTGTTGCATATTATTTATCTAGGTAAGGTGAATCTTGCTACTTTGCCTGAAGTATACCCAGAAAGGTCGACAGGTTCACTCGCAAATGTCATTGAAACGTTTTCGGGTGCACCTAAAATCACTTTATATGGTGTTTTGCCCGAAAGCTGTAAAATTTGACCAGGCTTTTTGATTCCCGTAGCCAAGGTTTTCCCTGATGCATCTTTGACCTGAATCCAGCAGTCCGCTTTAAAAGACATCTGTAAGCTGTTGGCTACGACTTCTGCTGGTTGTGAGGTCGTTTGCTGTTGTTCTGGTTCCTCAACTGCCGCTTCTGTCACTGTTGTCTCGACTGAATCTGTCGCTGCCGGTTCTTGAACTTCGATAACATCTTCTACAATGACATCATCATTTTGCTCACTATTCTCCGGTAGCGGTACTGGTAGAGAGTTAATACTTTGTTCTGCCTCGATTAAGGCTTGATCATCATCTAACGTAAGAAAGTCTGTCGATTGAGGCTCTTCAGGTAAGGTTGTCGCTTCAGCCTCTGCAATAACAGGTTCATCAGAGATCTCAATGATGGAAGTTTGCTGATTTTGCCACCACCACAAAGAAGAAATACCCAAAATAATAATAAAGATGCCCCATGTTAGGGTCATGATGCGGCTATCGTGTTTCTCGCGTTTTGCCTTCCCCGAAAAACTTTGCATTTTCTGCTCTTGAGGCTGCGCTTCTCCGCAATCGTCTAAAGCACATAATACGACAGATTCTTCAAGCCCAACGGCTTTAGCATAAGAACGAAGATAGCCGCGAGTAAATGTCGCAACCTGATCTTTTTCAAACTGATTCGTTTCGATGTTTTGGATGATATTGAGGCGTAAACGTAGGCGGTCGGCGATTTGTTGTTGGCTTAAACCTAATTCTTCACGTTTGCGTTTTAAGATAGTTCCTGCTTCTAATTTTTTTTCATCAATGCTGGTTTCAATTTCGGCACTCATAATTATTCTGTTCTCGTTTTGATTCCTGCTTACCTGCACTTTTGCTTGTTATTCGTTGGTAGTGCGCATTAAACAGTCATAGCAATTAGGTTGAGGACATTTCCTCAAGTGAAAATAAGTGCAATTTAAGGAATTATTCACCTTATATGCAACGAAGCACTCCAATTGGAGTACCTTAACTCTTAATTCTAATAGATATCAGAGGTGAAACAACATAGAAAAGACGCATAATTTACAGACAGCTCAAGGTTTTTCCTAAATTTGACATCTCTTAGACGCTAAAGTTTTTCAAATTGCTACAAATTAAAAAAGCCAGAGCAATGCTCTGGCTTTTTTTAATTTCAATTGGGATTGGTATTAAACCGCTTTTACATCGATACTTTCGCCACGTGCCGCTTTGATCATTTGTGTCCGTTTAGTTCGGTCAATCACATCACCAACTAACTGGCCACATGCGGCATCGATATCATCACCACGCGTTTTACGAACCGTCACAGTATGCTCATATTGCATCAATGTTTTCTGGAAACGGTCAATACGTGAATTACTTGGCTTCTTATAAGGTGAACCTGGGTATGGGTTAAATGGGATCAGGTTGATTTTACACGGCGTGTCTTTCATCAACTGAGCCAATTCACGTGCGTGGTCCATGTCATCGTTCACATGGTCAAGCAATACATACTCCACCGTCACTTTACCGCGGTTCGCATTTGAAGACGCAAGGTAGCGACGAACCGACGCTAGGAAATCTTGGATGTCCCAACGATCGTTGATTGGCATGATTTCACTGCGCAGCTTATCGTTTGGCGCGTGAAGAGATATTGCTAATGCAACGTCGATTTTGCCCGTCATCTGATCAAGACCAGAAACCACACCTGAAGTCGAGACGGTTACACGACGCTTAGAAAGACCGAAACCAAGATCGTCAAGCATGATTTCAAGCGCAGGGATCAAGTTCTTCATGTTAAGAAGTGGCTCACCCATCCCCATCATTACCACGTTAGTGATAGGACGACGGCCGGTTTCTTTCTCTAAGCCTACTTCGCGAGCAGCTCGCCAAACTTGGCCAATAATTTCAGATACTTTTAGGTTGCGGTTAAAACCTTGCTGCGCGGTTGAACAGAACTTACATTCCAACGCACACCCTACCTGAGAAGACACACACAATGTTGCGCGATCATCTTCCGGGATGTAAACCGTTTCTACGTCCTGATCACCCACCTTCATCGCCCACTTGATGGTGCCGTCTGAAGAGTGTTGAGCTTCTGCTACTGTTGGTGCTTTGATTTCACACTTGTGTTGCAGTTTTTCACGTAGCTTCTTGTTGATGTTGGTCATGTTGTCGAAGTCATCAACACCGAAATGGTAGATCCACTTCATCACCTGATCAGCACGGAATGCTTTCTCGCCTAGCTCATCTGCGAAAAACGCTCGCATACCTTTGCGATCAAAATCGAGTAGATTGATTTTTTCAGTGGTCATGTAACCTCTCAAATGACGGAACATTAAATAAGGGCGCGAATTGTACAGCCTTTATGCAGCTTCAACAAGAGCTGTAACACCCTCGATTTATTAAGGCTTTAAAAACACAATGATTAAATTTTATACAAAAATAACAAACCCGCCTTTACAGCGGGTTTCTAAAATCAATTTCGCAATTCGGCCTAGTCTGCGATTGCTTTGATTTGCTCGACTATCGCTTTTAAGCCATTGCCTCGCGATGGGCTCAAATGGGCAATTAAACCGAGCTTTTCAAAATAGTCATCAACATCAAATTCACGGATCTGTTGGCGAGTTTTGCCATTAAAAGCCGCAAGCACCAAAGCAATCAGTCCTCTTACGATGCGTGCGTCCGAGTCTGCACAAAAATACCAAGTTTCGCCATCACACTGGCTCACTAACCAAACCTGACTTTCGCAACCAGAAACCATCACTTGTTCAGTTTTCAACTCATCCGGCATGGTGGGTAATTTTTTCCCCCACTGAATCACCTGACGATAGCGGTCTTCCCAACCATGGAAATTTTGCATCGTTGTTACGATATCTTTTGTCGTAATCTCTGTACCAAACGGTGAAGATGGAAATACAGACATGGTCGTTCCTATTTTTTGTACTTTTGAATCAGCTTCTCGACGATACGCGAAACAGCGACAAAACCAAAGGAAGCCGTAACCACAGTCGCCGCACCAAAACCACTGGCACAGTCCATACGTTTTGGTCCCTCAGCGGTCGATTTTACACCACAGACACTACCATCAGGTTGAGGATATTTTAGCTGCTCAGTAGAAAAGACACACTCAATCCCAAATTTACGCTGTGGATTTTTAGGAAAGTTGTGGTGACGACGCAATGTATCTTTGATTTTTTTTGCCAAGGGATCTTGGATGGTTTTGGTTAAATCAGCCACTTGGATTTGAGTTGGGTCAATTTGCCCACCAGCGCCACCCGTCGTGATCACTTTAATTTTATTACTGCGACAGTACGCCAGCAATGAAGCTTTTGCTTTCACGCTATCGATGGCATCAAGCACGTAATCAAACTCTTTACTGAGATATTCATGTTGATTGTCTGGCGTAATAAAGTCATCAACTAGGTTAACTTTACATTCCGGGTTGATCAGTTTAACCCGCTCCGCCATCACTTCAATCTTGCTCTGTCCAACGGTGCCTGACATTGCATGAATTTGGCGGTTGATATTAGTGACACACACATCATCCATATCAATTAAGGTTAATTCGCCAATACCAGTACGGGCCAGAGCTTCAACAGCCCAAGATCCAACGCCACCAATACCGATAACACACACATGTGCTGCACGAAGAATTTCCACTTCGCTATTGCCATACAAACGACGAGTGCCACCAAAACGTTGGTTATAGCTGTCTGAAGCTGGAGTGTCGAGTTCACGCATGAAGTATTTTCCGCTTGGTAGAAAAACAAAGAGTGCGATTTATACGCACTCTTGGAAAAAATGTCTAGTCACGTCAGTTGGGTTACTGACGCTTTTCTGGCGAGAGCGCCCAAGGTGCGCGAGTTGTGCTGTTTTCCAAGCCCAACTTCCACACACGACCAAAATGTTTGTAGTGACCCGCTTCGATACCCGCACGAGCGCCCATACCATGATATAAGTCGAGGTGGTTACGTTTTACCGCGCCGCCTGTATCCAACACGATCAACAAACGTAGTTGGTGTGCCCCGCTCCAAGAACCATCGGCATTTAGCAAAGGAACTTCCGCAAGAATTGGCGTGCCCATTGGCAAGATTGAGCGATCACCAGCAACGGAAGCCATTGGTAATAGTGGAATGCCTGCCGATCCGGTTACAGGTGCATCCGCCTGAGGTTGGAAAAACACGTAAGAAGGGTTTTGCTCTAGCAGCTCACGCGCTACCGCTTCATCTTGCGCCATCACCCATTCTTTAATTGCTTTCATCGACATTTTCTCGCGAGGCACTTCACCACGTTCGATCAACACGCGACCCACACTGATGTAAGCTTTGTTATTTTTGCCGCCGTATGCGAAGTACTCCAGAGAATCGTCGTCATCAAAGTGAACAAAACCACTGCCCTGCACTTCCATCATAAATGGGTCAATCATATTAGAGGCATAACCAAGCTCTAAGCCTTGTCCATTTAATGCACCAGCGTAAATTTCGGCGCGCGTTGGGCAGTTCGAAGAACAATTCGGTTTGCGGTAAACCGGATACTTAAACACGCTATCCGGACGATGGCGCATTTCAATAACAGGAGAGAAATAACCAGTGAATAAGACATTCCCTTTCTTATCAGCGCCACCAAACTGCGCCGCTTGAATACCAAAGTTGCTTAGGTCTGTCGGATTACCACTCTGTAATACCCACTCATTCAGCTTTTCATAGAGTGGTTGGTACACTTTTGCCATAGATGGTGACTTATTGACCACTTGCTCAGCCTGGCGGCTAAATTCGGTAAAATCACGAGGCTTCTCTGATTCAACGGCATCTACTTTGTTTAGTAGATAGTTGAACTCGCCATCAACATATTGATGAGCTAATTGATTGTCTAGTTCGCTAGTCGATTGTGCACAGCCAAAAAGTAACACAGCGGCTGTCAAGGGAAGATATTTTTTAATCACGAAGGCCATTCCTCTAATACTGTGCAGCGAGGATGACAAACTCCTAATTAAATCGCAATCTAACTAACGTTTCCGAATATTTTTTTTGTATTTTCCTGACAATCGAAACTTGGGTTTGTAACGTTTATCGGACAATAACTGCATTTCAGTATTTTCCTCATTGAGCATTCGATAGTGATAGGTGGTTTTTCCGGTTTGATACGTAAGGACATCGCCATCGAAATCAAACTGACTGCTAACAAGCTTTCCATTTTTCACAATACCATTCTGGCTGACTTCAATTTTTTCAGCAGCATAAGATGCCACATTGTGTTCAACCCAAGTCCCGTAAATGGCTTCTCGATCAACAAAATGGTCTCTCACATGTTGAAACAAACTTCCGTAAACCAACGCAACACCTACCGTTCCAACAGATACCACCACCAGCAATGTTCGCTCTAGTGCTTTTTTCGACTTTCGACCTGTCAGCTCTTCTTCGCTAACCGAAGCTCGTTTTAGGTACCCCGACTTTCCTTTATTTGCAACGCTTGCCACTCGTTAATTCCCCCGAACCGATCCACTATTGAACAGGTGATCGGTTAAGAATGTGCCTGACACTATCAAAAAACACTTGCCCACAAGTGAATAAAAAGACAGTATCGGTAAATATTAATTCACAAGGACGTCACTAAATTGAAACTTCGCAGTACCGCTTTAGTTAAGGGATTCCGCCAATCTGCCCCCTATGTAAATGCCCACCGAGATAAGACCATGGTGGTGATGTTAGGAGGAGAAGCCGTAGCTGATAAAAACTTTTCAAATATCATTAGCGACCTTGCCTTGTTGCATAGCCTAGGCGTCAAAATCGTTCTTGTGCATGGTGCAAGGCCACAAATCAACACCTTGCTAGAAACACATAACTATTCGACTCCTTACCACAAGGGGACCCGCGTAACTGACGAGCACGCATTGAACTTGGTTATGCAAGCTTCAGGGCAACTGCAGCTTGCGATCACCGCTCAATTATCAATGAGTTTAAACAACACACCGATGGCGGGGACTCAGCTCAACGTCGTGAGTGGAAATTTTGTTATCTCTCAACCTTTAGGTATAGATGACGGCGTCGACTATTGCCACAGCGGCAAAATACGTCGTATCGATATTGAAGGTATCAACCGCATGTTGGATCAAGGCTCTATTGTGCTGCTTGGCCCAATCGCTAGCTCCGTCACTGGAGAGTCATTCAACCTTCTTTCCGAAGAGGTCGCGACTCAAGTTGCCATCCGCCTCAATGCCGATAAGCTGGTTGGCTTTTGTTCAGAACAAGGGATCATTGATGAGAACGGAGAAGCCATTGCAGAGCTGTTCCCCAAAGAGGCAGAACAAATCTTGCAACGCATCGAATCTGATCATGACCAAAACCATGACAACTCTTCTGGTACTTTACGTTTTCTTCGTGCCGCAACCACAGCGTGCCGGGCTGGTGTCCCTCGCTGTCATTTAGTCAGCTACAAAGAAGATGGGGCTTTAATTCAGGAATTGTTCTCTCTTGATGGTATTGGAACTCAAATCGTTATGGCTAGCGCTGAGCAAGTTCGTCAAGCCAGCATCGATGATATTGGTGGGATCTTGGAGCTTATCCGACCATTGGAAGAACAAGGTATTTTAGTTCGCCGTTCACGGGAACAACTTGAACAAGAGATCCATCAATTTACCATCATCGATAAAGATGGCCTGATCATTGGTTGCGCCGCGCTGTACCCATATACCGAAGATAAAATGGCAGAAATGGCTTGTGTTGCTATCAAACCCGAATACCGAGATGGCAACCGAGGGCTATTGCTACTGAACCACATGAAGCAACAATCTCGCTCACGCGGCATTAAACAAATCTTTGTTTTAACGACGCGAAGCTTACACTGGTTTAGAGAGCAAGGGTTCCATGAAATTGGGGTTGAATCCCTGCCAATGCAAAAACAGGGGTTATATAACTTTCAGCGCAAATCGAAGATCCTTGCCTTACAAGTTTAATTCTCAACAAGGAGACAGTATTACGGGAGTTTGCACAATTTTCGGATAGTATTTTAGCCTTTAATTGACTAATATTTGTTCTCCCCAATGCGGGGAGACTTAAAATTATTATTGGACTATTCTTCACTTGGTGTAAGCCAAGCTGCACGGATTGCTTGAGGTAGATATCAACGTCACTAAGAGCAACAGTCATGAGAACCATCATTTGTAACTCAATACAAAGTTTTTGGGATATGGCAGACAACGAACTCCTTGAAGGACTCGATGTTCACTGCGTGTTTCCCGTTTCAGAAGGGCTCAAGTCCTTCATCCTAAATTACAAAGACAAATACAAAATCCGTCATATTTCGTTTACTTCTGCATTTTCCGAATAGTCCAATACCAAGGATGGTTACCTACTTAAGCGCTCCATCAACCCACTAGCACGCTCTGTTTTAATCCGAATACCACGCTTTAATACGTGATCATTACAATATAAGGCCAAACGCTTCTTTGCCCTTGTAATGCCAGTGTAAATCAGCTCTCGCGTTAAAATAGGACTAAATTCAGGTGGCAGAATCATTAAGGTAAAATCAAATTCACTGCCTTGAGATTTATGAATCGTCATCGCATACGCCGTTTCATGCTCAGGCACTCGACTTGGCAATACCGCTTTCACACGACCATCAGGCAATTCAAAAAAAACTTTCAAACGCGGTTCTTGCTGACTGTCGTCCAGCATACAGATGCCAATGTCACCGTTGTATAAACCTAAACCGTGATCGTTACGCGTTACCATAACAGGGCGACCTGGATACCATAATTCATCTTGAGTCTGAATAAGCTTTCTTGCGGCTAATGCTTTCTCAATACGAGTATTAAGCCCCGCTACACCAAAGTCTCCCTCACGAATGGCGCATAGCAATCGACAACGGTTAAACGCCATAAGCACTTGTTTTGCCTTGTCAGCGAGTTCTCCCTCATTTTGATCTAAGGGTGCAGCGGTAAGGGTTAAATATTCTGAATATTGCTGAACTAAGCTCTGCAACATTTGGCTGTAGTGCTGGCTATCAAGGGGAAACTTTTCAATATCGTGGAATGCTTTCTGCCACACTCCATCCATCTGCTGTGCAGAACCTGCATTCACCGCTTTCGCTAGCTGCCCGATACCGGAACGTGCATCAAAGCGATAGCTTTTCTGCAGCATGCACAAACTGTCAGCTATGGTGACTGACTGAGAAGATGTGTGTTGCAACGCTTGGTAGCCAGTTAACTGTGCCAATACACTGCTTTGCGCTTGGCTATATCCTTGCTGATGGAAAGAACAAATATCGCCAAGAACGGCGCCGGCTTCTACGGATGCAAGCTGGTCTTTATCACCCAACAGGATCAAGCGAGCATGTTTTGGTAATGCATCCACCACTTTAAACATCATTGGTAAATCAACCATTGAGGCTTCATCAATAACAAGAATATCCAGATGCAGTGGATTGTGCTGATTGTGGCGAAATTCAACGCTGTTTGGGATAGCCCCTAGCAAACGGTGTATGGTACTAGACTCTGTTGGAATATGAGCTTTTAGATCAGGGGAAACCGAAAGCTCACTTAATGCTTTACCAATCGATTCAGTCAGGCGCGCAGCCGCTTTTCCTGTCGGCGCCACCAGCTTAATTGTCGGGATATTTCCTTGTTGTTGCGCCTGCTCCACGAGTGCAGCAAGCAATTTGGTCACTGTTGTCGTTTTACCCGTTCCAGGTCCACCGGAGATCACCGCAAATCGACGAGTTAACGCAACAGCAGCCGCCACTTTCTGCCAGTTGAGGCAGCTTGCAGACGGTACTAAATCATCCAAAACAGCGAGATCACGAGCCGATTTTGCGCTCACTAACGTTTGATCAATCGCAACCCAATCAAGGGGAGTTTCATTCACGATATCGAGATGGTCACACACCAGTTGTTGGCGTGAGACTTGAGTTGTTGCCTTGTCCTGATTCAACGCGGAATACAAATAGTGATAGCTGCGAGCGAAGAGATTGTCGAGCAGTTCGGCAAGCTTTTGGACATCAATAGGCTTTAGGCTCATGGGTGTCCCAAAGCTATGTAAACGATCGGCAAGTGCAACTTCGTAATGCCAGTACCGGTGCAAGTACAAACGTTGTCCGTCATACATCAATGGCACCGCTTCGCCGTGTTGGCCAACCATTGGAGAATCGGTAAGTCGTGTATGCCAATCGGTTGAAAGCAAAGAGTGATTTAGCTGTGTAGCGGCATCACGATACAAACCCAATTTTTGTGCGATGTCCGTCGGCTGGCCTTGCGGATCATGCAATGGCAAGCAAATATGCCCCTTGCCTAGCTCGGCACTGACAGCCGCTGCAATAATAGCGAGTTTATCATCTGAAGTCTGAGAATAAATGAAACGCGCGAACTGATAATCCAGCTGGCGTATTACCAACTTTTCAGCAAGTTGTTGAAGTGTTTCCATTAAACTGAGCGGTGTTGTCTGGTGTTCAATCATAAATCCAATTCCATCTGCCCTGCTGTCGTGCTCCGCGTCTCAATACTCTTACCATCAATTAATCGGTCCATTTCTTGTAGAAACTCTTCACTTGGCTTGGCTGAAAAAATGCCGTTGTCACTTTCGCCATCTAATCCCCTTAAAAATAGGTAGTAGACGCCGCCAAAATGAGTTTGGTAATCGTAATCGGCGATGCGGCTACGCAGAAAACGGTGCAGGGCCAACGCATAGATTTGGTATTGCAGATCATAGCGATGATCGGCCATCGCTGACTTCAGCGCCTCGCCATGATAGAAATTGACATCATCCCCCAAATGGTTCGACTTCCAGTCCAAGACGTAGTACTTACCCTGATGCTCAAACACCAAATCAATAAAGCCTTTTAACATGCCTTGAACAGTCTGAAAACCGAGATCACCCGCTTTAGCAGAGAGTGGATCATGCCGCTGGATAACGCGATTCAATGCTGGTGCAGACAAAACGGCTATCGGCAACAGAAACTCCATTTCTACCAAACGTTGTGACGGCCCTTTTTCATTCAGACGCAATGACTTGCCATCTAATGGGGTCTCCAACACGGTACCTATCATCTGCTGCAAAACGGGTAGCCATGCTTCATCCAGCTGCTCGTTTTCCATCAGCGAAAGAATCACTTGAGTATTCTCTTCACTGCTCGCTGGCTGCGTAAATTCAATCTCTTCAAACAAACTGTGCAAGAAGGTGCCCGGCTGAGCACCTTTCGGAAAGGTGAAAATCGAACGCTCTGGCTCTGATAGGCTTAGCTCATCTTCTTCTTGCGACGAATCGATATCAAAACCACTGACTTCTATTGTTGCATCATAGGATTGGTGATGGCTGCCTTGCTTCACCAAACCAGAATAACTGGTAACACGCCATAAGCGGTCGATCGCTTGTTGCAGTTCTTTGGCAGTCAGTTCCGGTAATTCAGCTTCAATCGCTCGGAACACCTCATTTTGAACACTAGGCGGAGCAGATACCACAACAGACTCAGACTGTGAAACATGCTTTTGGATTGCCATGGTCAAATCGCTAATACCGCCTTGCTGAGCATTTTGTAATAAGTACCCCATCGCACTATGGTGAACGCCAGTCGGCTCCTTGGTTGAACGACCATTTCGCAGTGGCGCTGCACCAATAAAACAGCCATAAACAGAACGCGTTAATGCCACATAGATCAAGCGTAAGTCTTCGGCTAATCGTTCTTTGTCTGCTTGCTTGAGCGATGCGTCATTTGCGTCAATATCCAATACCGTCTGGCCGCTAATCTCATCAAAGTACTTGGCTTCGCTGGCTTCTCGGTAGGCCGTAACAAACGGCAAAAAGACCAGATCGTACTCCAAACCTTTGGATTTATGGATAGTAACAATCTGCACCAGATTACGTTCAGACTCCAAACGCTGAATTTGATCATCGCTGCCGCCTAACCCTTGCTCTGCATCACTGATCGATTGAGCGAGCCAACGCAATAAACCATGATCACTGTCGAGTTCGTTGCTCGCCTGCTGTAATAGCTCACCAATGTGCATCAAATCGGTCAGAGTACGCTCACCATTGGTTTCTTCTAACAGTCGCTCAGCAATGTGACGCTTACTGATCACCGCCCGTAGCATAGGAAGCACGCCACGCAGTGTCCAAAGCTTGCGGTATTCTTTGAACTCGTTGACGGCATTTTCCCATTCATTTTCATCATTATTCAGCGCATCAAGCTGAGCTGCATCAAGTGCAAACAATTCAGAGGCTAGACTCGCTCTTAGTGCGCGATCATTTTCTGGCGTCAAGACCGCTTGCAGTAAGCGCTGTAGATCACTGGCCACAACACTGAGAAAGACACTATCACGGTTAGAAAGATAAACACTGGCAATACCTTGTTTTGCTAACGCCTCTTTAACCATTCTGCCTTCGCTTCCGGTGCGCACTAAGACGGCAATATCTCCCGCTTGGATCGCACTGCGTTTTTTGCCATTTTCGAAGACTGCACGCCCTTCTTG encodes the following:
- the recD gene encoding exodeoxyribonuclease V subunit alpha, with the translated sequence MIEHQTTPLSLMETLQQLAEKLVIRQLDYQFARFIYSQTSDDKLAIIAAAVSAELGKGHICLPLHDPQGQPTDIAQKLGLYRDAATQLNHSLLSTDWHTRLTDSPMVGQHGEAVPLMYDGQRLYLHRYWHYEVALADRLHSFGTPMSLKPIDVQKLAELLDNLFARSYHYLYSALNQDKATTQVSRQQLVCDHLDIVNETPLDWVAIDQTLVSAKSARDLAVLDDLVPSASCLNWQKVAAAVALTRRFAVISGGPGTGKTTTVTKLLAALVEQAQQQGNIPTIKLVAPTGKAAARLTESIGKALSELSVSPDLKAHIPTESSTIHRLLGAIPNSVEFRHNQHNPLHLDILVIDEASMVDLPMMFKVVDALPKHARLILLGDKDQLASVEAGAVLGDICSFHQQGYSQAQSSVLAQLTGYQALQHTSSQSVTIADSLCMLQKSYRFDARSGIGQLAKAVNAGSAQQMDGVWQKAFHDIEKFPLDSQHYSQMLQSLVQQYSEYLTLTAAPLDQNEGELADKAKQVLMAFNRCRLLCAIREGDFGVAGLNTRIEKALAARKLIQTQDELWYPGRPVMVTRNDHGLGLYNGDIGICMLDDSQQEPRLKVFFELPDGRVKAVLPSRVPEHETAYAMTIHKSQGSEFDFTLMILPPEFSPILTRELIYTGITRAKKRLALYCNDHVLKRGIRIKTERASGLMERLSR
- the recB gene encoding exodeoxyribonuclease V subunit beta; the encoded protein is MTLMSVVTPLDTMTFPLHGARLIEASAGTGKTFTIAGLYLRLLLGHGSEQSKHQVPLTVDQILVVTFTEAATAELRDRIRARIHDARIAFSRGESSDPVIAPLLTEISDHKQAAEILLQAERQMDEAAVYTIHGFCQRMLTQNAFESGSRFNNEFVTDESHLKAQVVADYWRRNFYPLPLNLAGEVRRLWSAPSALLHDISGYLTGSPLHLSTPAMHGSLAQLHQDNLQKIEQLKALWRESEDDFLSLISGSDVNKRSYTKKSLPSWLEAVTVWAASETTSYEYPDKLEKFSQQTLLEKTPKGTAPQHPVFEAIEAFLAQPVNLKAPLLAHAITQCRTMLANAKQQKQWLSFDDLLTQLSGAIDNDEQALLTERIRTLYPVAMIDEFQDTDPLQYSIFSRIYLDHPQSGLFMIGDPKQAIYAFRGADIFTYIKARNQVSSHFTLGTNWRSSANMVSAVNQVFASADSPFVYDDDIPFLPVQPSPVADKRVWIMGDQKQPALTYWLMEADDKPLAKGEYVKVMAEATASQIQTILTEAQEGRAVFENGKKRSAIQAGDIAVLVRTGSEGRMVKEALAKQGIASVYLSNRDSVFLSVVASDLQRLLQAVLTPENDRALRASLASELFALDAAQLDALNNDENEWENAVNEFKEYRKLWTLRGVLPMLRAVISKRHIAERLLEETNGERTLTDLMHIGELLQQASNELDSDHGLLRWLAQSISDAEQGLGGSDDQIQRLESERNLVQIVTIHKSKGLEYDLVFLPFVTAYREASEAKYFDEISGQTVLDIDANDASLKQADKERLAEDLRLIYVALTRSVYGCFIGAAPLRNGRSTKEPTGVHHSAMGYLLQNAQQGGISDLTMAIQKHVSQSESVVVSAPPSVQNEVFRAIEAELPELTAKELQQAIDRLWRVTSYSGLVKQGSHHQSYDATIEVSGFDIDSSQEEDELSLSEPERSIFTFPKGAQPGTFLHSLFEEIEFTQPASSEENTQVILSLMENEQLDEAWLPVLQQMIGTVLETPLDGKSLRLNEKGPSQRLVEMEFLLPIAVLSAPALNRVIQRHDPLSAKAGDLGFQTVQGMLKGFIDLVFEHQGKYYVLDWKSNHLGDDVNFYHGEALKSAMADHRYDLQYQIYALALHRFLRSRIADYDYQTHFGGVYYLFLRGLDGESDNGIFSAKPSEEFLQEMDRLIDGKSIETRSTTAGQMELDL